The following are encoded together in the Oncorhynchus masou masou isolate Uvic2021 chromosome 5, UVic_Omas_1.1, whole genome shotgun sequence genome:
- the LOC135528138 gene encoding semaphorin-3D-like — protein sequence MELSTKRQQLYVSSDEGVAQLPLQRCELYGKDCADCCLARDPYCAWDGNTCNRYFPSNKRRARRQDVKHGDSMSQCHNAEDGSESVELKVIYGVQSSSTFLECMPRSQQATVKWTVQSSHTRTSRELFQSEDRMVHMKRGLLVQRLEPGDAGLYTCTTLEHSFSQVLARYNLQVIPQQSMTASQARVSDSGAGGAGLRGGPGSHTQRHTKLLRNYKDLHMVGMASMSATEYCEQLWYREKKKLRQLKWKQTQVDNGKARVRRHDSTEETPLQ from the exons ATGGAGCTGTCTACCAAACGG CAACAGCTGTATGTGAGCAGTGATGAGGGAGTGGCCCAGTTACCCCTGCAGAGGTGTGAGCTGTATGGTAAAGACTGTGCTGACTGCTGTCTGGCCAGAGACCCTTACTGTGCCTGGGACGGCAACACATGCAACCGATACTTCCCCAGCAACAAGAG GCGAGCTCGGCGCCAGGATGTGAAACATGGGGATTCAATGAGCCAGTGTCACAATGCAGAAGATG GTTCTGAGTCAGTGGAGCTGAAAGTGATCTATGGGGTGCAGAGCAGCTCAACCTTCCTAGAGTGTATGCCCAGATCCCAACAGGCTACAGTCAAGTGGACAGTTCAGTCGTCACACACTCGCACTAGCAGAGAG CTGTTCCAGAGCGAGGATCGTATGGTCCACATGAAGCGAGGTCTCCTGGTGCAGCGGCTGGAGCCAGGGGACGCTGGCCTCTACACCTGTACCACCCTGGAGCACTCCTTCTCCCAGGTTCTGGCCCGCTACAACCTCCAGGTCATACCCCAGCAGAGCATGACAGCATCCCAGGCCAGGGTATCTGATTCTGGGGCCGGAGGGGCAGGGCTGAGGGGGGGCCCTGGGAGccacacccagagacacaccaagCTCCTCAGGAACTACAAGGACCTGCACATGGTGGGCATGGCGAGCATGAGCGCAACCGAGTACTGTGAGCAGCTGTGGTACCGGGAGAAGAAGAAGCTACGCCAGTTGAAGTGGAAACAGACCCAGGTGGACAACGGCAAGGCCAGGGTGCGACGGCACGACTCCACCGAGGAAACCCCACTACAATAA